One window from the genome of Carassius auratus strain Wakin unplaced genomic scaffold, ASM336829v1 scaf_tig00033052, whole genome shotgun sequence encodes:
- the LOC113081053 gene encoding DNA-directed RNA polymerase III subunit RPC10-like, translating into MLLFCPTCGNVLIVEEGQKCFRFACNTCPYVHNITRKVNNRKYPKLKEVDDVLGGSAAWENVDSTPEPCPKCEHPRAYFMQIQTRSADEPMTTFYKCCNIQCGHRWRD; encoded by the exons ATGCTGCTGTTTTGTCCAACCTGTGGGAATGTGTTAATCGTGGAAGAGGGGCAGAAATGCTTCAGATTCGCGTGTAATACATGTCCATATGTGCACAACATCACCAGGAAG GTGAATAACAGGAAGTACCCCAAGCTGAAGGAGGTTGATGATGTTCTCGGGGGCTCTGCTGCTTGGGAAAATGTGGATTCCACTCCAG aaccttgtCCAAAATGTGAGCACCCAAGGGCCTACTTTATGCAGATTCAGACTAGATCTGCCGATGAACCAATGACAACCTTCTACAAGTGCTGCAATATACAATGTGGGCATCGTTGGAGAGATTAA